Below is a window of Candidatus Neomarinimicrobiota bacterium DNA.
TCAGCGCCGAAGTCAAGCGCCTCCAGGCCCGGCAATCCTGGTACAACGGCTGGATCATCGAGCTGCGCATCGCCCGAAATAGTGCCAGGCATGCAGCGCTGGCTGATTCTCTATGGCAGCTCCAGGCCCGTTTGGTTACCCTGGAGGCGAACAGGAACAAAGCGTTTGAAAGCCTGAGAGACCATTATCAGCGGCTCCTCCTTGTCGCTGATACCTCCGCCAGCTTTACTCCCTCGCAGAAAGCGTGGGCCATCTCCATGGGGCGGCATTTTCTGGGCCGATCCTCCCATCTTTCCGAGCTGCCCGACTATGCGTTCATCCTCAATCGGCCGTATGAAAGCCGAGCCCTCAAGCGCATCGTATTCGGGGACCTGCAGTGGGTCATCCAATCAAAGTTGTCCCTCATCGATTCGCTTCTCGAGCAGATGCATAGCGAGGCTGTATTGGCGGCCCGCCTGGAGGAGTTCCAGCGCGACCTGGGCGTACAGCGCAAGTCCGAACTCGAGCTCTCGGATGAGCCCTCAGGTGGGGCGCGGCGCGCGGCCGAGGAGGGGGCCCTGTCAGATGGGGCCGGTTCACACTTCGCCGATGTCTCCAAGAGTGCCTCCAGCGCTCCGGTGCCTATCAGCGCCGACCCCTCTGCCGGAGGACCATCTGTGGACGGGACCAGCTTCGACTCCCGTAAGGCAGACATTGATCTCCTAGTGGCCAAGCGCCAGCAGTATGATCGCTTTCTCCAGCAGATTGAATCCGAGTTGCTCACACCCTAAAGCCGCCCTCGCGCTCTCACTGGTGGTGTTGTTCTCTAGCCGGTCTGGTGCTCTGGATGCCGTGGAGCGCCAGCTGCAGTTCTCAACTTATTTTGATTCCAATGTGCGGGAAGACCTTGCCTCCCCAATTCCCTCTGCCGGCCTCACCCTGCGCGGGCGGTTGAGCGGCAGGTGGCAACGGCCCAGCCTCGAATTTTCGGCAGACCTGCTGGGTCAGACCGTTGTGGACATCGCTATCGCTGCAGAATCAAAACTCCTCATCGACGCCGGGATAGGTGCAGGGTATTCGATCACGGGCGCGCTGCTGGTCAGTGGTCGGGTGAATCATTTTCAAAAGGCGCTTTATGCCGGCGCAGGGTCCTACGCCTGGACCGATCTGGAATCCAATGTCCTGTTTACACCCACGCCCAGGTTCCGACTCAGGCTAGGCTACAGCTATCGCAGGAAAACACTGGAGGCGACCCAACGGCTACGGTTCGGTGAAGACATTCTGGAACTGACGGGACGTTATGACCTTAACCCACACTCCTTCATCGAGAGCGGATTAATTGGCAGCAACGTTATTCATCGGGATTTTAGCGCTTTGGAAGTGGCGGGAGATTCACTGCTGATACCGTTGGCGGTGCCGCAGGAGGATCGGGGTCTTGAGGGTTGGCTGCATGTACGTCGGGGAGGCCGCGCCATTGTGGGCCTCCAGATCGGGATTGGCGAGGTGCGATCCAACAGCGTTATCGGCGGGTATACCAAAATTAGCGCCCGCGCCTACCTGTCGGGACAGCTACGGCGGACCACCTTTTATCACATCGATATCCGTCTAATCAACAAGGCCTACGCCTTCCCCAACGTTGTGGGGGAGAGCCGCTATCGTGACCCCGAAGAGCCCTTGCAGAACATGGCCCACATTCGCCTGGAGCGGGCGCTAAATATCCGCAGCATCGTCTATATCCAGGTCAGCCGGTTGCAGAATGAGACCAGTTTCAATCAGCGCTACTACGACAAGACGATGTTGGAAGTGGGCGTGAAACTGGGCCTCTAAGCCATCCGCGGCCGGGTCCGCCAGCCACCCTTGCCCGCGGCCCTGGCACGACCCCACAAGTCTCAGATATCTGACAGAAGCCACAGATTACTGAGGGTATTCTGCCTTGGTCTTGGGCCTGTCGGGGCCACGCTGAAATATTTATTCAAGCCGTCATCACCCCTCTAAGTCGCGCGGTTGCCTGGCTCCCCCTGCTCCCCGCCAGCCGCTATGCCCCGGCAGGCCGGATGGCATATTGATTGCGTAGAATACAGCGGAGGCGCCGGGCAGTACGCCACTACCGGCTCTGGTATCCGGCAATGGCTCCACAGTTCCATCAGCTCAAGGAGGTGCGATCATGAAGCGACACTCCCGGCCATCACTTGGCGTCTTCCGGTACCTCGGCTTCCACGCCCTGGCCCTGTGTCTTGCCGGGTGTGATACCGACAATCTGCTGGTGATCTCCGATGACCAGGGAAATAAGGCCAGCGCTGAGGCAGGCGTGCTGGCCGAAGGGGATTACCGCGGAGGCCAGTGCAGCGACTGCTACCCCGGGTCGGAGCAATTCGGCGAGCTCACTTATAACGGGTTTGTTTATGCCGCAGAGGACAACCTATCCACATTCGGCATCGACGTCGACAAGGGCTCCTACACGTTCGGCCGTAAGAAGATCAATGAGGGCCAGCTGCCGCCCCCCGCGTCCGTTCGGGTGGAGGAGTACATCAACTACTTCCGGCAGGACTATCAGCCGCCCCCTCAAGCTCCTTTCTCGGTAAGCGTGGACGGCGCCCCCTCGCCGTTCAGAAGCGACAGCCTCCATCTATTGCGCATAGGGCTCCAGGGCCGAGAGCCAGCTGAAGGTGAGAGCCAGCCCTGGAACCTGACCTTCCTGGTGGATATTTCGGGCTCCATGACCAGTCGTATGGACCTGGTTAAGGGGAGCCTGTTCATCCTGGTGGACAACATGCGCGACGGAGACCAGATCTCCATCTGTACCTACGCAGGGGGCGTCCGGACGGTTCTCACGCCCACTCCCCTGGCTGAGATCGGCAAGGAAAGCATCAAAGGCATCATTTCCGAGCTCCAGTCGGGGGGCAGTACGGCCATGGCCTCCGGCCTACAGAACGCCTATAACGTCAACATGTCGGGCTTTCTCCATGAGGGGGTCAACCGCATCATCGTTTGCTCCGACGGCGACGCAAATGTAGGCGCTGTCCGCCATGAAGAAATACTGGAACTGATCGCCTCCTACGTGGCGGAGGGGATCACGCTTTCCACGCTGGGCTTCGGGCAAGGGAACTACAATGATCTGCTCATGGAGCAGCTGGCCGACAAGGGCAACGGGAACTACTACTATATTGACTCGCTGGCCGAATCAGAGCGCCTGTTCACCGAGGAGCTCATCGCCATGATGGAGGTGATCGCCAAGGATGTGAAGATTCAGGTGGAGTTCGATCCCTATAAGGTCATCCGCTATCGCCTCATCGGCTACGAGAACCGCGCGATCGCCGACGAAGATTTTGAAGATGAGGAGACCGATGCAGGGGAGATCGGCGCCGGCCATCGCGTCACCGCCCTGTACGAGCTGGAACTGTCCAACAACCCCATGGGCCATCTGCTGACGGTCCATTTGCGGTATAAACTCCCCAGGGGCACGGCGGACATCGCCCTGGACGTTCCGGTTGCACGTTCCGATCTTGCCGAAACGTTTTACGCCGCCAGCAGGCGGTTTCAATTCACCGCGGCGGTGGCCGAATACGCGGAACTGCTCCGCGGAAGCCCGTATGTAACCACGACCCTCGCGGATGTGGAAAGCCTCGCCGCGCAGACCCTCTGGGGCGACGATGACCGCGATGTGGAATTCCTGGAGCTGGTCCGCAAGGCGCAGACGATCGAATGACACCAGTTGAACGATCAGACCACCTACGGTCTCGGCCCCTGGTCGCGCCGCCTTGCCCAGGATAATCGTACAGGAGAAAATGCCATGATGATGAAGTCCCTAGCAACGCTTACAGCCCTGCTTAGCCTGTCAGGCTTGGTTCGGGGGCAGATTATCAGTGTAAAAACAATCCCGCTGATCACCACCGTGCAATTTTCCCTGGCACCGTCCTACAATGCTGGGATGGGGGGCGTATCCATCGCAATTGACGACTCGCTCGCCGACGGCTTCCTGAATCCGGCCCGTCTCGCAGCGCTGAACCGCAGTATGATCTACACGGCCCCATATCAGGACAGCTGGCAGGACCCGTTGTCCACCGACGCCTGGAATTCACCCCCCGCCACTCAACAGGGAAGACAGGTGCTGGGCAGCCAGGCGCAGGCAATTCCCGTGGGAATCATCCGGCGCCTGCATATGGCCAGTGGCCGGCTGGAGATCACCACGGCATTGGCGCTGGCCGTTGAAAAACTGCGGCACGCCTCCCACAGTCGCATGTTTCAAGACCCTGATACCTGGGAGTGGAATGGCCCCCTCCGGATAAGTGCGGTCAACTTGCCCCTGAGCGCCATGGTGGCTGTGAACTTTCCTCAACGGGGGCTCTCGTTGGGTGCGGGGTTCGATGCGGTCCTGATTAGAGCCGTGGATGGCGTGCCTATGCTCTATCCCGGCGCCGACCAGTTGCGCCAAAACGGTAATATGGCACATTACCGGGTAGGTGCATCGCTGACGGGATCGGAGGGCTCCCGTCTGGATGGGCTTCTGCTGTATCGGCGCTACCACATGGAGCAGGAGGCCATCTATGCCTGGCAGGACAATCTCCTGAATAAGGACGAAGAGCAGAGCTGGTTACTGCAGCTTAAGGGACGGATACCCGTGGAGGATCAGGCCCAGCTGGGTCTGGAGCTTACGGGTCAGTACAAGTGGCACCCCAAATTGCCCGACTATCCGGCACAGCAGATTGCCATCCCCCGTGATCCCGGCATCACCAAGGCCGGCCGGGTTGGCCTGGGGTTCAGTTCCCGTGTGAAGCGGCTGCGGGTGGCGCTGGACGTAGAATTGGAACTGATCGACAGCCGCACATGGGGCGACACCACCGCCGCAGTCATCGGCGTGGACGGCCAAACGATCCCTGCTGGAGATCCCCTGTTCAAGAACGACTACATCCTGACCAATGCCGCGCTTCGACTGGGCCTCGAATTCCGCATTCATGCACGCCTGCGGGTGCAGGGGGGGTGGTCCGTGCGGCAGACCAGCATTGATTATTTCCATGAGGATTTCGTGACGGGAGAGAAGATCAGCAACACGCCGCAAAACTGGTGGAAGGAGCCTGCGCTCACCGCCGGGCTTGTGGCTCAGGTAGGTCCTACTGAGTGGATTTTTCACACCCGTGTGCAGTATGGAACTGGCAGGCCGGTCCAGGAGCAGATCTGGTGGCCGTGGTTTGGTGGGAGGGAGTTTGGTGCCAAAGCAGCCTCTGACTTACTTGTACCGCCCTCCGGCATTGCATTGCAGAACGCCCCAGTCGTATTGCACCAGCTCTCGATGGTCTACTGGTTCTAGTGACATTCGTGACCGATGCGCCCAGAGCAGCTTCGCTTTGGGAGGAGTAGGGCAAATAACCGCTACTTAGTCTAATTCTCTTGGTATAGGCCCCAAGACGGCCTCTGCAGAGTCCTTTCAACGCCCGCGGGACTGTACGTGGTCAATGCAATGTGAGCTACTTGGTTCTAAAACTAAGAGACACGTTTCGTGTTTCCAGGGTTTAGCTGACGATCAAGCCTTCTTCAGCAGCACCATCTTGATGGCCCTAGTATCGCCTAGTATCGCTAACAAGCTACCACCCGGAAGACACGGCGGCGCTAAAGCTCCGTTATGAAGATGGACAGCCTGGATTGATGGGGTATTAGATTGGCGCTGTGTTAGGGCCAAATATGCGCGGAAGCGCGGCTGGATAACATAAGCCCCCGGAACACAACAGGGGCGGGCACCCCCCCACCACGCAGCCGGAAAACCACCAAATTCGCAAACTGCCCCCCTGCTTATAGGGCAGGTACGCAGCTGCTCTATCCACTTGGTAGGGAAGGGAATGGGGGAGCGGGTTGGGCGGCGTATTTGACAATCCGTATGCTATATTTCGTATGCTACATCGTGCTCCGAAACTATTACCGCCCTACTTTAGCAGCATCAACTTGCGGGTATAGATGCAGCCTTCCACCTGGTAGGCTGCGAAGAAGATGCCTGAGGCCGCGCGGCTACCCGACTGGTTCAGGCCGTCCCGACCGGACACGAGGAAGCCACCCGCACAGTACACCTCGGGTACGATACCGGGTAAGGCGCGATTCGATCCGGATAATTTTGCTACTTCGACCAGGAGACACGGAACCAAATCAGGTAGTCGATCTTTCGCCCGTTGCTTTCGTGCACCAGCTCCAGGAGCTTACTCCAGCTACCCAGCTATTTTCTGATGGATCTTTCCAGTACCTCCAGCTTGACACATCCTCCGGGCTGCCCTACCTTTATCAGGGATGGGTCGCAAGGATGCTCTGTCTCTTCGGACCCATCGAAAAGTCCTGCTTGCCGGGGGCTGCGTACCTGCTTCAGGCAGACCGAAAGGAGCCGTCGCATGAGTCGCCGCCTGAGTCTAGAGTCGTCATTGTGCCTGCTGGTCTTCGCCGGGTCGGCACTGGCATGTACTCAGGGGAATGATCGCTTCATAGCCCGCCGCGAGGCCATGGTTACCGGTCAGATCGCGCAGCGGGGAATTGACGACATGAGTGTTCTGGCCGCCATGCGGTCCGTGCCTCGCCACCACTTTGTACCCCGGGACGCCCGGAAAGTGGCCTATGCCGATCGCCCCGTGGCCATT
It encodes the following:
- a CDS encoding von Willebrand factor type A domain-containing protein, which gives rise to MKRHSRPSLGVFRYLGFHALALCLAGCDTDNLLVISDDQGNKASAEAGVLAEGDYRGGQCSDCYPGSEQFGELTYNGFVYAAEDNLSTFGIDVDKGSYTFGRKKINEGQLPPPASVRVEEYINYFRQDYQPPPQAPFSVSVDGAPSPFRSDSLHLLRIGLQGREPAEGESQPWNLTFLVDISGSMTSRMDLVKGSLFILVDNMRDGDQISICTYAGGVRTVLTPTPLAEIGKESIKGIISELQSGGSTAMASGLQNAYNVNMSGFLHEGVNRIIVCSDGDANVGAVRHEEILELIASYVAEGITLSTLGFGQGNYNDLLMEQLADKGNGNYYYIDSLAESERLFTEELIAMMEVIAKDVKIQVEFDPYKVIRYRLIGYENRAIADEDFEDEETDAGEIGAGHRVTALYELELSNNPMGHLLTVHLRYKLPRGTADIALDVPVARSDLAETFYAASRRFQFTAAVAEYAELLRGSPYVTTTLADVESLAAQTLWGDDDRDVEFLELVRKAQTIE